The sequence GAGCCCGTCACCGTTGACTTCGATGGCGCCGCCCTCGAAAATGTAGGGAACGCTTACGCCCTTCTTGTATTCGAAAATTTCGGCGATGCGCGCGGGAATCTGGTTGTCGTTTTTCCAAGGCGGGAACTTTGCGCCCCAGGCGTTGAACGCCGTTTCGGAAACGACAGTCTGTTTGCCCTTCTTCACGAAAAACGGGCCGTAGTCGCGAATCCAGATGTCGTCGGTCTTGACGGTGTAAAAGCTGGCGGGGAAGGGCCTGTCGGCGACGGCGAATTTCTCTTCGGTCGTGAGGAAGTTCTTTTTCGGGACGAGGACGTTTACCGGCTGGAACTCGCTAATGGTACGGATAAGGTCAATATAGAACTTGCGGATCTTGACGCCGCGTTCGCCGTGCCAGTTCTGCTTGTTGTGCGGGAAGGCGAGCCAGGTGGCTTCTTGAGGTTCCCACTCTGCGGGGTAGCGGTAAAGAGTTTTTTTCATGGTAAAAAATCCTTTTATTGCCCTAAAATATAGGTAAAGATGATGGATTTCCGTATGATTTAGCTTATATTATGTTGCGAAGAGAACTTTTGCCTTAGGAAACGGAGTTGGTTGTTATGTCTTTGAAAAAATGTATCCCTGCAATAGCGGCATTCCTTCTCGCAGCTTGCGGCGGAGATAACAATAAAGCTAGTGATCCGGACCCTTCCGCCGAGGCCGATTTTGTGGTGGATACCTTCGGCGACCTTTCTGTTTGCACCGACAAACGCGAAGGCGCAACCGCTTACGTGAAAGACGAAGAAAAAGATTACATCTGCACCGACGGTGGTTGGACCATCGACACCAACGCCGATACTCGCAAAAAATCCAGCAGCAGCAAAGACAAAGCGAAGTCTGGCAGCAGTTCGGGGAATCAGAAAGCCGCATGGGTTTATTTGAATCAAGAAATTGATTATGGCGAAATGGTCGATGACCGCGACGGTCAGATTTACAAGACGGTGAAGATTGGCGACCAGGTGTGGATGGCAGAGAACCTGAACCTTGTGACAGAAAACAGTTGGTGTGGCGGTGGAAGTTATGAGAATGAAGGCGATTGCACTAGTTTCGGTCGCCTTTATACCTGGGCGGCGGCAATTGACTCGGTGAAGCTTGCGACCGATGCTGACAACCCGCAGGACTGCGGCTACCTCAAGACTTGTGCGCTCCCGGCAAAGGTGCAGGGTGTTTGTCCGCCGGGCTGGCACTTGCCTGATACCACGGAATGGAAAACGCTGTTTACCGCAGTGGGTGGAGAATACACTGCAGGCAGGATGCTCAAATCGCAGACAGGTTGGGAATATTACCATGGTACAAGTGGTAAAGGTACGGACGCCTACGGTTTCTCTGCGTGCCCTGCTGGTTACATGTACCGCACTGGCTACTTCTACGATGTGGGTCACTTCGCTCACTTCTGGAGTGCCACTGAGAAGAATAGCGACTACGCCTACCGCATGCTTCTGTACTACAACTACGAGAATGCGTACTGGAGCGGCTACGACAAGAACTACGCCGTTTCGGTTCGTTGTCTCCAGGACGATGCATCAGGGCAAACCGCACAATCCTCGTCCAGCGAAACAAGCGAGTCTGCCGGGACCATGACGGATTCCCGCGACGGTCAAACCTACAAGACAGTGACAATCGGTACGCAGACCTGGATGGCCGAAAACCTGAACTACAAAACGGACTCCAGTTTCTGCTACGAAAATGAAGAAACCAACTGCACCAAGTACGGTCGCCTTTACACGTGGGTGGCAGCCATGGACAGCGCTGGAACGTGGACAACAAACGGCAAGGGCTGCGGATATAACAAGACATGCTCGCCGATATACCCTGTTCGAGGAGTTTGCCCCGAAGGCTGGCATCTGCCGACCCTAACGGAATGGAATACCCTGTTTACGGCAGTAGGAGGTGACGTAGGCACAAGGCTCAAGTCCACATCTGGCTGGATCGATTACA is a genomic window of uncultured Fibrobacter sp. containing:
- a CDS encoding fibrobacter succinogenes major paralogous domain-containing protein, with product MSLKKCIPAIAAFLLAACGGDNNKASDPDPSAEADFVVDTFGDLSVCTDKREGATAYVKDEEKDYICTDGGWTIDTNADTRKKSSSSKDKAKSGSSSGNQKAAWVYLNQEIDYGEMVDDRDGQIYKTVKIGDQVWMAENLNLVTENSWCGGGSYENEGDCTSFGRLYTWAAAIDSVKLATDADNPQDCGYLKTCALPAKVQGVCPPGWHLPDTTEWKTLFTAVGGEYTAGRMLKSQTGWEYYHGTSGKGTDAYGFSACPAGYMYRTGYFYDVGHFAHFWSATEKNSDYAYRMLLYYNYENAYWSGYDKNYAVSVRCLQDDASGQTAQSSSSETSESAGTMTDSRDGQTYKTVTIGTQTWMAENLNYKTDSSFCYENEETNCTKYGRLYTWVAAMDSAGTWTTNGKGCGYNKTCSPIYPVRGVCPEGWHLPTLTEWNTLFTAVGGDVGTRLKSTSGWIDYNKDESGNGTDAYGFSALPAGHYDGDYISEGSIAHFWSSMECGSDGAYYMLVSTYRYAELYSSLRYYGSSVRCIQD